The following coding sequences are from one Verrucomicrobiia bacterium window:
- a CDS encoding ATP-binding cassette domain-containing protein — translation MKLSLRQVLLPLDRLTLEVDAELTAPITALFGPSGAGKTSLLDVIAGLRRPASAQIILGERTLTDTQARLHIPPEQRAIGYVPQDLALFPHLTVNENVRYGLRANVDGLFKLDHIIEVLEIAPLLTRGVNQLSGGEKQRVALARALATAPKLLLLDEPLSSLDARLKARVLPFLKRIRDEFHVLMLYVSHDAAEVRELCDEVIQLEDGKITARGPTANVLPASCRQ, via the coding sequence ATGAAGCTCTCTCTGCGCCAAGTCCTCCTGCCTTTGGACCGCCTCACGCTCGAGGTGGATGCTGAACTCACCGCGCCAATCACCGCGCTCTTCGGCCCCTCGGGTGCGGGCAAGACCTCACTGCTCGATGTCATCGCTGGACTGCGCCGCCCCGCTTCCGCTCAGATCATTCTCGGCGAGCGCACCTTGACCGATACGCAAGCGCGCCTGCACATCCCACCTGAGCAACGCGCCATCGGCTACGTCCCGCAAGATCTCGCACTCTTCCCCCATCTCACCGTAAATGAAAACGTGCGCTACGGTTTGCGTGCGAATGTGGATGGCCTCTTCAAACTGGATCACATAATCGAAGTCTTAGAGATCGCCCCTTTGCTCACACGGGGTGTAAATCAACTTTCCGGTGGCGAAAAACAACGCGTCGCCCTCGCTCGTGCGCTTGCCACGGCCCCCAAGCTTCTGCTCCTCGATGAACCGCTCTCCAGCCTGGATGCCCGCTTGAAAGCCCGCGTGTTGCCCTTCCTTAAACGCATCCGTGACGAGTTTCACGTCCTCATGCTCTACGTCTCGCACGATGCCGCAGAAGTCCGCGAACTCTGTGATGAAGTCATCCAGTTGGAAGACGGCAAGATCACGGCACGCGGACCAACAGCCAATGTGCTGCCGGCATCTTGCCGGCAGTAA
- the modB gene encoding molybdate ABC transporter permease subunit — MTGEAWQIIWFTAWASALATLLIIPPGLAIAWLLARRDWPGKSIVETLISLPLVIPPVATGLILLKLFGRRGPLGSFLENNLHLEIIFTWKAVLLSLMVMSFPLFVRSARAAMEGVNPRLEQIARTLGANGWRVFFTITAPLAMRGILAGVLLGFARALGEFGATIMVAGNIAGETTTISLSIYQSVQLGDDRAAWTMLGFSVTMAFAAVWTSEWLLRREKEKRS; from the coding sequence ATGACGGGCGAAGCATGGCAGATCATCTGGTTCACCGCGTGGGCTTCCGCCCTCGCCACGCTGCTCATCATTCCGCCCGGTCTGGCCATCGCATGGCTGCTCGCACGACGTGATTGGCCGGGGAAGAGCATTGTTGAAACACTGATCTCGTTGCCGCTGGTGATTCCACCCGTGGCCACAGGTCTCATCCTGTTAAAACTTTTCGGCAGACGCGGCCCGCTCGGTTCTTTCCTCGAGAACAATCTGCATCTGGAGATCATCTTCACGTGGAAAGCCGTGCTGCTCTCCCTCATGGTCATGTCCTTCCCGCTCTTCGTACGTTCCGCACGTGCCGCGATGGAAGGTGTGAACCCACGATTGGAACAGATCGCCCGCACACTCGGCGCGAACGGCTGGCGTGTTTTCTTCACCATCACCGCGCCACTCGCAATGCGAGGAATCCTTGCCGGTGTGCTGCTCGGTTTCGCCCGTGCGCTCGGCGAATTCGGCGCGACCATTATGGTCGCCGGTAATATCGCTGGTGAGACGACAACGATTTCGCTCTCCATCTATCAATCCGTTCAACTTGGCGATGATCGCGCCGCGTGGACCATGCTCGGCTTCTCCGTGACGATGGCCTTCGCCGCAGTATGGACGAGTGAATGGCTCCTGCGCCGGGAAAAGGAGAAACGCTCATGA
- the modA gene encoding molybdate ABC transporter substrate-binding protein, whose amino-acid sequence MNFPGISRPKSYCLDIFDRIYRMQPNLHKMTPPIISHRLKRRVSMLLALLTLAASTAVQAETLRVFAAASLTDALKEIATGFEAQQKGADKVVFNFGASSTLARQIEEGAPADFFFSADEAKMDALDKKALIMKETRKSKLSNALVIVVPDDSFTYISKAADLAEAKVTRIALADPKTVPAGIYAKEYLTKLNLWAAIEPKVVPTENVRAALAAVESGNVRAGIVYKTDAAISKKIRVAYEIPRDEGPAISYPMAVLIEAKQPDLAKTFQKYLENEAAQKIFLKYGFIVQP is encoded by the coding sequence TTGAACTTCCCGGGAATCTCACGGCCCAAGAGTTATTGTCTCGATATATTTGACAGAATATATCGTATGCAGCCTAATCTCCATAAGATGACGCCTCCGATTATTTCTCATCGCCTGAAGCGAAGGGTTTCAATGCTTCTGGCTTTGCTCACGCTGGCTGCCAGCACAGCAGTTCAGGCAGAAACCTTACGCGTTTTCGCCGCTGCGAGCCTGACCGATGCCTTGAAAGAAATTGCGACGGGTTTTGAAGCGCAGCAGAAAGGCGCGGACAAAGTGGTCTTCAACTTCGGTGCGTCCAGCACCCTCGCCCGCCAGATCGAAGAAGGCGCTCCCGCAGATTTCTTCTTCTCGGCCGATGAAGCGAAGATGGACGCACTCGATAAAAAAGCGCTCATCATGAAAGAGACGCGCAAGAGCAAGCTCTCGAACGCGCTCGTCATCGTAGTGCCAGATGACAGCTTTACGTATATCTCGAAAGCCGCCGATCTTGCAGAAGCCAAAGTGACACGCATTGCGCTTGCTGATCCTAAAACTGTGCCCGCTGGGATATATGCCAAGGAATACCTTACCAAATTAAACCTCTGGGCGGCTATTGAACCAAAAGTAGTCCCTACAGAAAATGTTCGAGCCGCTTTAGCTGCCGTGGAATCCGGGAATGTACGGGCTGGCATCGTTTATAAAACGGACGCCGCCATCTCGAAGAAAATCAGAGTCGCCTATGAAATCCCTCGCGACGAAGGACCTGCGATCAGCTACCCCATGGCCGTGCTGATAGAAGCCAAGCAACCCGATCTCGCCAAGACTTTTCAGAAATATCTGGAAAACGAAGCCGCCCAGAAAATCTTCCTGAAATACGGCTTCATCGTGCAACCATGA
- a CDS encoding LysR family transcriptional regulator, producing MATRKSLKPRYRLMRDEQIAFGPGKADLLEAIIETGSIAEAARELDLSYMRAWSLIKVMNECFREPVVEKNRGGEKHGGAAVTEFGLKVLKCFRNLEAKSAKATTKESAALLQFLR from the coding sequence ATGGCCACGCGCAAAAGTCTGAAGCCCCGCTACCGCCTCATGCGCGATGAGCAGATCGCGTTCGGCCCCGGCAAAGCTGACTTGCTCGAAGCCATCATCGAAACCGGCTCCATCGCGGAAGCAGCGCGTGAATTGGATCTCTCCTACATGCGTGCATGGTCTTTGATCAAAGTGATGAACGAATGTTTCCGCGAACCGGTGGTAGAGAAAAATCGCGGTGGAGAGAAGCATGGTGGCGCTGCTGTCACAGAGTTTGGCCTAAAAGTGCTCAAGTGCTTTCGTAACCTCGAAGCGAAGTCTGCGAAAGCCACCACTAAAGAATCTGCCGCGCTGCTCCAGTTTCTGCGTTGA
- a CDS encoding YifB family Mg chelatase-like AAA ATPase, whose product MLAKVSSASVQGIDAYPVEVEVNSAFGDLKIVIVGLPDAAVRESIDRVGTAMTNSGFKFLMGRTTINLAPADVRKEGPSFDLPIAVGMLAASEQFASDQLENFVLTGELALTGAVRPVKGVLAMALRAKAEGKAGILVPVDNAPEAAVVKGLNVIPVRNLREAVGFLEGEVKIAPLRVDVNGIFDQPHDDDVDFSEVKGQETVKRALEIAAAGGHNLLLIGPPGTGKSMLAKRLPTILPPLTLDEALETTKIHSIVGLLNAGQALVTRRPFRSPHHTASDAGLLGGSMNPTPGEISIAHHGVLFLDELPEFKRSALETMRQPLEEGKVTISRAAGTMTFPSQFMLIAAMNPTPDGKMPAESRSSPRDIQNYLNRISGPLLDRIDIHVEVPQVKFQEMTNGKPGESSAVIRERVMAARQVQLKRFASKPKLTCNARMGSKELKAYCALDDQARDMLQLAMSDMNLSARAYDRILKVARTIADLAGTENIQSDHLGEAIQFRSLDRQLWT is encoded by the coding sequence ATGCTCGCCAAGGTCAGTTCAGCCTCTGTTCAAGGAATCGACGCCTATCCCGTGGAAGTCGAAGTGAACAGCGCATTTGGCGACCTCAAGATTGTCATCGTCGGCCTGCCTGATGCCGCTGTCCGCGAGTCCATTGACCGCGTCGGCACCGCCATGACGAATTCCGGTTTCAAGTTCCTCATGGGCCGCACGACCATCAATCTCGCTCCTGCCGATGTGCGGAAGGAAGGCCCCAGCTTCGATCTCCCCATAGCCGTCGGCATGCTCGCCGCAAGTGAACAGTTCGCCAGCGACCAGCTCGAGAACTTCGTCCTCACCGGTGAACTCGCTCTTACTGGCGCCGTCCGTCCCGTGAAAGGCGTCCTCGCCATGGCCCTCCGCGCGAAGGCTGAAGGTAAGGCCGGTATCCTTGTCCCCGTGGATAACGCGCCCGAAGCTGCCGTGGTGAAGGGCTTGAACGTCATCCCCGTTCGCAATCTCCGCGAAGCCGTCGGTTTCCTCGAAGGCGAAGTGAAGATCGCCCCCTTGCGCGTGGATGTGAACGGCATCTTCGATCAGCCGCACGATGACGATGTCGATTTCAGCGAGGTAAAAGGGCAGGAGACCGTGAAGCGCGCCCTCGAGATCGCAGCCGCTGGTGGCCATAATCTTCTGCTCATCGGCCCACCTGGTACTGGCAAGTCCATGCTTGCGAAACGTCTGCCCACGATTCTTCCGCCGCTCACGCTCGATGAAGCGCTGGAGACGACGAAGATCCACAGCATCGTCGGCCTGTTGAATGCCGGTCAGGCGCTCGTCACGCGACGTCCCTTTCGCTCACCGCATCATACCGCGAGTGATGCGGGCTTGCTCGGAGGTAGCATGAACCCCACGCCGGGCGAGATCTCCATCGCGCATCACGGCGTGTTGTTCCTGGATGAATTGCCGGAATTTAAACGCAGCGCGCTCGAGACGATGCGCCAACCGCTCGAAGAAGGCAAAGTCACCATCTCACGGGCCGCCGGCACGATGACCTTTCCATCTCAATTCATGCTCATTGCGGCGATGAATCCGACTCCGGATGGAAAAATGCCTGCTGAATCGAGAAGCTCGCCACGCGATATCCAAAATTATCTGAACCGCATCTCTGGCCCGTTGCTCGATCGCATCGATATCCATGTAGAAGTGCCGCAGGTGAAATTTCAGGAGATGACGAATGGCAAGCCCGGCGAAAGCTCGGCTGTGATCCGTGAACGTGTGATGGCCGCGCGGCAGGTGCAGCTAAAACGTTTCGCGAGCAAACCCAAGCTCACGTGCAATGCGCGCATGGGCAGCAAGGAATTGAAAGCGTATTGCGCGCTCGATGACCAGGCGCGTGACATGCTCCAACTCGCGATGAGTGATATGAATCTCAGCGCCCGCGCTTACGATCGCATCCTGAAAGTCGCGCGCACCATCGCCGATCTCGCGGGCACGGAGAATATCCAGAGCGATCACCTCGGTGAGGCCATCCAGTTCCGTTCACTCGATCGGCAGTTGTGGACTTAA
- a CDS encoding DUF1499 domain-containing protein, protein MAWTFFGLIMGLIALRLMVMAVSPRAIRVRPVNGKLQTCPMRKTCVSSQAEEQMQKVEPIYYNGPIEEAKVRLRMAVDRLPGTTVLADDKVYLHAEFESLVFGFMSDMEFLVDDNRKIIHVRSASRVGYSDMGANRRRVEAVRRLFKTMAA, encoded by the coding sequence ATGGCTTGGACATTCTTTGGATTGATCATGGGCTTGATTGCCCTGCGATTAATGGTGATGGCGGTTTCGCCCCGGGCTATACGGGTGCGGCCTGTGAATGGGAAGCTGCAGACGTGTCCAATGCGGAAGACTTGCGTGAGCAGCCAGGCGGAGGAACAGATGCAGAAGGTGGAGCCTATTTATTATAATGGTCCGATTGAAGAGGCTAAAGTGCGGCTCCGTATGGCGGTAGATAGATTACCGGGGACTACCGTTTTGGCGGATGACAAGGTTTACCTACACGCGGAATTCGAGAGCTTGGTGTTCGGGTTCATGAGCGATATGGAGTTTCTGGTGGATGATAATCGGAAGATCATACATGTGCGGTCGGCTTCGCGGGTAGGGTATTCGGATATGGGCGCGAACCGGCGTCGGGTGGAAGCAGTGCGGCGGTTGTTCAAGACGATGGCGGCGTGA
- a CDS encoding tRNA uridine-5-carboxymethylaminomethyl(34) synthesis enzyme MnmG: MFVYPRQFEVIVVGSGHAGVEAALAAARMGASTLMLTINADTIGQMSCNPAIGGLAKGHLTREIDALGGEMGKCTDMTGLQFRMLNTKKGPSVWAPRAQCDKKAYQFRMKWICERQENLDIKQGQAAKLLFRDGEVYGVETTLGVQYLGKTVIITTGTFLRGLMHIGSTQQQGGRAGEAAAMGLSGSLKEIGVELGRLKTGTPPRLLSRTIDFTKTEKQDGDEPVPYFTYWKDDLFHVEHSGINPRDIGHSQGKYPPGSILDRINGQMNCFITYTSDKTAELIRANLHKSPMYSGVIEGVGPRYCPSIEDKIVRFAEKERHQIFLEPEGISTDEIYVNGFSTCLPFEVQVEMVKSIIGCENAEILRPAYAVEYDFSYPTQLHPSLETKVCRNLFLAGQINGTSGYEEAGAQGLMAGINAARRVQSKEPIVLRRDQAYIGVLIDDLVTKGTTEPYRMFTSRAEYRLLLRQDNCDARLSQLGYDIGLLPKRNYDKFVSKQQTIEEEMTRLKSVRVGTLTLSQMLLRPEVTYKDLPAANQNTALSTHVLEQIDILHKYSGYIERQEEEVAKFRTMEDKQIPPWLDYAKIPSLRTEARQKLTKIQPATLGQALRISGISPADVTLLMVAMKRGNGNPGNGGFESGIPVPVSPIAPVTAPASSRSSDDDNACGAAEHFDGPTGHNSCCGDL; the protein is encoded by the coding sequence ATGTTCGTCTATCCGCGTCAGTTTGAGGTGATTGTGGTGGGGTCCGGTCATGCCGGCGTTGAGGCTGCCCTCGCGGCGGCGCGCATGGGGGCGAGCACGCTCATGCTCACGATCAATGCCGATACCATCGGCCAGATGTCTTGCAACCCGGCCATCGGTGGCTTGGCCAAGGGGCATCTCACACGCGAGATCGATGCCCTCGGCGGCGAGATGGGCAAGTGCACGGACATGACGGGCCTGCAGTTCCGCATGCTCAACACCAAGAAGGGCCCATCCGTCTGGGCACCTCGGGCGCAGTGCGATAAGAAGGCCTACCAGTTCCGCATGAAGTGGATCTGCGAGCGGCAGGAGAATCTGGACATCAAGCAGGGCCAGGCCGCGAAGCTCCTTTTCCGCGATGGTGAGGTCTATGGCGTGGAGACGACCCTCGGCGTGCAGTATCTCGGCAAGACGGTGATCATCACCACGGGCACGTTCCTGCGCGGGCTCATGCACATCGGCAGTACCCAGCAACAGGGTGGTCGCGCCGGTGAAGCGGCGGCGATGGGTCTGTCCGGTTCGCTGAAGGAAATCGGCGTGGAACTCGGTCGCCTCAAGACCGGCACCCCGCCTCGTCTCCTCAGCCGCACGATTGATTTCACGAAGACCGAGAAACAGGACGGCGATGAGCCGGTGCCGTACTTCACCTATTGGAAGGACGATTTGTTCCACGTGGAACATTCCGGCATCAACCCGCGCGACATCGGCCATTCGCAGGGCAAGTATCCGCCCGGCTCCATCCTCGACCGCATCAACGGGCAGATGAATTGTTTCATCACCTACACCTCGGATAAAACCGCCGAGCTGATCCGCGCGAACCTGCACAAGTCCCCGATGTATTCCGGCGTGATCGAAGGCGTCGGCCCGCGCTATTGCCCGTCCATCGAGGATAAGATTGTGCGCTTCGCCGAGAAGGAACGGCACCAGATTTTCCTCGAGCCCGAGGGCATCAGCACGGACGAAATCTACGTGAACGGCTTCTCCACCTGCCTGCCTTTCGAGGTGCAGGTGGAGATGGTGAAGTCCATCATCGGCTGCGAAAACGCCGAGATTCTCCGCCCCGCCTACGCCGTGGAATACGACTTTTCCTATCCCACGCAGCTCCATCCTTCACTGGAAACCAAGGTGTGCCGGAACCTGTTTCTTGCGGGTCAAATCAATGGCACGTCCGGTTATGAAGAGGCTGGGGCGCAAGGACTTATGGCGGGTATCAATGCCGCCCGACGTGTCCAGAGCAAGGAACCGATCGTCCTCCGCCGTGACCAGGCTTACATCGGCGTGTTGATCGATGATCTCGTCACGAAAGGCACCACGGAGCCCTATCGCATGTTCACCTCCCGTGCCGAGTATCGCCTGCTCCTGCGCCAAGATAACTGCGATGCCCGCCTCTCCCAGCTCGGCTACGACATCGGCCTCTTGCCGAAGCGGAACTACGATAAATTTGTCTCCAAGCAACAGACGATTGAGGAAGAGATGACGCGCTTGAAGTCCGTGCGCGTCGGCACGCTTACCCTATCCCAAATGCTTCTCCGCCCCGAGGTGACCTATAAAGACTTGCCCGCCGCGAACCAGAACACCGCCCTCAGCACGCACGTCCTGGAGCAAATCGATATCCTTCATAAGTACTCTGGCTACATCGAGCGCCAGGAGGAAGAGGTCGCCAAGTTCCGCACCATGGAGGATAAGCAGATCCCGCCATGGCTGGACTACGCGAAGATTCCCAGCCTCCGCACCGAGGCGCGCCAGAAGCTGACGAAGATTCAACCCGCCACCCTCGGCCAAGCCCTCCGCATCTCTGGCATCTCCCCGGCGGATGTCACCCTGCTCATGGTCGCCATGAAGCGCGGCAACGGCAACCCCGGCAACGGCGGATTCGAATCCGGCATCCCGGTTCCAGTTTCCCCCATCGCCCCCGTCACCGCCCCAGCGAGTTCCCGCTCCTCAGACGACGACAACGCTTGCGGCGCCGCCGAACACTTCGACGGCCCCACCGGCCACAACTCCTGCTGCGGGGATCTGTAA